Proteins encoded in a region of the Lepeophtheirus salmonis chromosome 6, UVic_Lsal_1.4, whole genome shotgun sequence genome:
- the LOC121120803 gene encoding allatostatin-A receptor: MDLIDFCELQESELKEHYHLYAENATDNFTIELSYFLNNHKTICNRLWIEELVSWLVPMLFAIFVILGVVGNVLVLIVISFYQQMRNTTNILILNLALSDLLLLIICIPPTAVDYAVGWPFGKELCIVVQYLIHVTVYGSIYTLVLLSLDRYLAVVYPVQSITIRTVCNAFIVISITWVLAFTSCSPIFFLFHTKTVSSIKTNEERNVCTFNRDEYSHIVEVTYQTTFFVTSLVIPVIAIISLYISMLHRLWRGTAATHGRGPARDKRCVGQENKRRVTRMIIFVVIVFVLCWSPLQVVMLLKSFKLYEINQTSLVAFQIICHCLAYCNSCLNPFLYAFLSSNFRETFKKSIFFPWKRNNPSNSPINNNHIPKVTIKTTNINEDGNRITNLGMQEVIQLKSM; encoded by the exons ATGGATTTGATAGATTTTTGCGAACTTCAAGAGTCtgaattaaaagaacattatcaTTTGTATGCGGAAAATGCAACAGACAATTTTACAATAGAACTCTCATACTTTTTGAACAATCATAAAACAATATGTAATCGCCTTTGGATTGAAGAACTAGTGAGTTGGCTGGTACCCATGCTGTTTgctatatttgtaattttgggTGTCGTAGGAAATGTGCTCGTATTGATTGTCATTTCATTTTATCAGCAAATGAGAAAtacaactaatattttaatactt AACCTTGCACTATCCGATCTACTCCTTCTCATCATCTGCATCCCGCCTACCGCAGTGGACTATGCCGTAGGATGGCCGTTTGGGAAAGAGCTTTGTATAGTTGTCCAATATCTAATACATGTGACAGTATATGGTTCTATTTACACACTTGTTCTCCTAAGTCTGGATCGATATCTCGCTGTTGTGTACCCAGTTCAAAGCATAACCATTCGAACCGTTTGCAATGCATTTATAGTCATTTCCATTACTTGGGTCCTTGCATTTACTTCCTGTTCCCccattttcttcctctttcatACAAAAACAGTCAGTTCAATTAAGACGAATGAAGAGagaaatgtatgtacatttaatcGAGACGAATATTCTCACATAGTCGAAGTCACATATCAAACGACATTTTTCGTCACATCACTCGTCATTCCGGTCATTGCTATTATTTCATTGTACATCTCCATGCTTCATCGTTTATGGAGAGGAACTGCGGCTACACATGGTAGAGGCCCAGCAAGAGATAAACGCTGTGTTGGCCAAGAAAACAAACGAAGGGTCACCCGAATGATCATCTTTGTTGTAATTGTATTTGTTCTCTGCTGGAGTCCTTTACAAGTTGTGATGTTACTCAAAAGTTTTAAGCTCTACGAAATCAATCAAACGAGTTTAGTTGCTTTTCAAATCATTTGTCATTGCTTAGCTTATTGTAATTCCTGTTTAAACCCATTTCTCTACGCTTTTCTATCCTCAAATTTTCgggaaacatttaaaaaatccatattttttccatGGAAAAGGAATAATCCAAGTAATAGTCCCATAAATAATAACCATATACCAAAGGTGACAATAAAGAcgacaaatataaatgaagatgGTAATAGAATAACGAACCTTGGAATGCAGGAAGTAATACAATTAAAGTCAATGTGA